AGTCGTTATACATCTTTCTGTAATTATAAAATCATAATCTCCTAAACAACTGTCTCCTGATGCACCAGTACACATAATCTTTATACTAGTTACCATATTAAAGTTGAGACTGTGACTGTTTGCCTGATTGTTATTATTTGATGGGGGGATATTTAGAATGGTATCCATGCCGTTTGCGGTAATAATCACATTCACTCCACATACAGAGGAGCGATCTACCTCAACAGTTCCGTTAATAGCAGAACTAGTATTTGTGCTAAAAATTGTCGTTGTTTGACCACAGTCTAGATCATACGTACCGCGTAATGTCCCAGTAATAACAGGGCAATCACAACAAGCAGATGTT
The nucleotide sequence above comes from Bacillus sp. SM2101. Encoded proteins:
- a CDS encoding S-Ena type endospore appendage — protein: MSTYKATPCCGKSVTKETSACCDCPVITGTLRGTYDLDCGQTTTIFSTNTSSAINGTVEVDRSSVCGVNVIITANGMDTILNIPPSNNNNQANSHSLNFNMVTSIKIMCTGASGDSCLGDYDFIITERCITTTPVSNNITQSIR